A stretch of Desulfotalea psychrophila LSv54 DNA encodes these proteins:
- a CDS encoding ATP-binding cassette domain-containing protein, protein MTLCLDIRKKLANFTLDLSLVCPAGSLTAIVGPSGAGKSTLIRIISGLERPDHGTVSLDGVLWNDTCNNLCIPPQDRGVGLVFQEYTLFPHLTVRKNVAFAAVDKDCVQELLVRFGVDHIAERRPAGISGGERQRVAFCQALARKPALLLLDEPFSALDVATRTNLRGELKKIKEILNIPVIHVTHDLEEAFYLADDICVVEEGRLAPQWLERQKNLRAVQLSQ, encoded by the coding sequence ATGACTCTCTGTTTGGATATCCGTAAGAAGCTGGCAAATTTTACCCTGGACCTCTCTCTGGTCTGTCCTGCGGGATCTCTTACCGCCATTGTTGGTCCATCCGGTGCTGGAAAAAGTACCTTGATAAGGATTATTTCCGGTCTTGAACGTCCTGATCATGGCACCGTTTCCCTTGACGGAGTGCTGTGGAATGATACCTGCAATAATCTCTGTATACCTCCTCAAGATCGAGGTGTTGGTCTTGTCTTCCAAGAATATACCCTTTTCCCTCATCTCACGGTTAGAAAAAATGTGGCCTTTGCCGCCGTCGATAAAGATTGCGTTCAGGAGCTCTTGGTTCGATTTGGTGTTGACCATATCGCTGAGCGCAGGCCTGCTGGGATTTCCGGTGGGGAGCGGCAACGGGTTGCCTTCTGTCAGGCCCTTGCCCGTAAACCGGCCCTGCTTCTGCTCGATGAGCCTTTCTCTGCTTTAGATGTGGCCACCAGAACCAATCTTCGTGGCGAACTTAAAAAAATAAAAGAGATCCTTAATATTCCGGTAATCCATGTTACCCACGATTTGGAAGAGGCCTTTTATCTTGCCGATGATATTTGTGTAGTCGAGGAGGGACGGCTTGCTCCGCAGTGGCTGGAGAGGCAAAAAAACCTTAGAGCGGTCCAATTATCCCAATAA
- the modA gene encoding molybdate ABC transporter substrate-binding protein — MRVRSLSLLLMFLLALPLSSQAAVVLASGAGYRSVVDDLVDAYHAQTGNKVELIYGNMARVIAQARVSGAVDLVLGDASFFKRAKLGFATTTLVGRGKLVVAYPKGSHFTGANDLLASDVSRIAIPDTSRAIYGKAAIEYLKNKGVYDGAKPNILVVSTVPQAGSYIVAGEVDFAFINLTHARKIEKSIGGYTIVDEKAYLPIKIVVGEMASSVKIEACADFLSFLDTEGARKIVAEHGM; from the coding sequence ATGCGTGTTCGTAGCCTATCCTTGTTGTTAATGTTTTTGTTGGCCCTCCCCCTCTCCTCCCAGGCAGCAGTGGTCCTTGCCTCTGGAGCGGGATATCGTTCCGTTGTTGATGACCTTGTTGATGCCTATCATGCTCAAACAGGGAATAAGGTAGAACTTATCTATGGAAATATGGCTCGGGTAATTGCTCAGGCTCGGGTAAGCGGCGCTGTAGATCTGGTCTTGGGTGATGCCTCTTTTTTTAAAAGGGCCAAGCTTGGCTTTGCCACCACCACCTTGGTGGGACGGGGAAAATTGGTGGTAGCTTATCCCAAGGGATCTCATTTCACGGGGGCAAATGATTTACTTGCAAGCGATGTAAGCCGCATTGCTATTCCTGATACCTCCCGTGCTATTTATGGCAAGGCGGCCATAGAGTATCTGAAAAACAAGGGGGTTTACGATGGGGCAAAACCAAATATTCTTGTGGTTTCCACAGTACCTCAGGCAGGATCATATATTGTCGCCGGTGAAGTTGATTTTGCATTTATCAACCTTACCCATGCCCGTAAGATTGAAAAAAGCATAGGCGGTTATACCATCGTTGATGAAAAGGCCTACCTGCCTATTAAAATTGTTGTGGGCGAGATGGCAAGCTCTGTCAAAATAGAGGCGTGTGCAGATTTTTTGAGTTTTCTTGATACGGAAGGGGCTCGTAAGATAGTAGCCGAACATGGAATGTAG